One bacterium genomic window carries:
- a CDS encoding ATP-binding protein, whose amino-acid sequence MGKIEPMHLWHYDIHKKFNENLLYILLGFLPVYKRDEIFPKIRDFLEGNQISSYCIYEIYGIYDVLLRIWLPQKISPLNFPRELENELKYLYCTKAIPFVVKENPIHWKWWSFEKKQSDYSPSPEDIDNLSEDIIEELDKGKLPKVTMKGLEKQNILRILDKKSSDEGIKFFVVIPPPMVGEWPTFATTQRIIDKLKILLKNIREITEPSIYVGSGFAWLLVKGKISFSEYLKLNDFIQEISQTGVEEFYIRAYTYFVTNVTSPYYIEKEGISSLSLVVRKKFEITDYLNKEENGEFEAKGSLCFDIDRWCRDKNYKGELSNEIAINGVLKSIVGFLNANGGMILVGVLEKERYGDVLKKSNNPLSKLPQVKNRIVSGINREYGSKDWDAFSRKLTDLIREHIGRESSAIVTVRRYTYEDIDLCLIQVPKGKIWYYLDGTQFYVRRTNSTILLEGYEMDRYKMSHYRGL is encoded by the coding sequence ATGGGGAAAATAGAACCTATGCATTTGTGGCATTATGATATCCATAAAAAATTTAATGAAAATCTTCTATATATCCTGCTTGGGTTTTTGCCTGTGTATAAAAGAGACGAAATTTTTCCTAAAATCAGAGACTTTTTAGAGGGAAACCAGATTTCTTCTTATTGTATCTATGAGATTTATGGCATCTATGATGTACTTTTGCGAATATGGCTCCCTCAAAAAATATCCCCTTTAAATTTTCCAAGAGAATTGGAAAATGAATTAAAATATTTATATTGCACCAAAGCAATTCCATTTGTGGTAAAGGAAAATCCTATCCATTGGAAATGGTGGTCTTTTGAAAAAAAACAAAGTGATTATTCTCCTTCCCCTGAAGATATTGATAATTTGTCAGAGGATATTATCGAAGAATTGGATAAGGGGAAACTTCCAAAGGTAACCATGAAAGGACTGGAAAAACAAAATATCCTTAGGATACTTGACAAAAAGTCTTCTGATGAGGGGATTAAGTTTTTCGTAGTAATTCCACCTCCTATGGTTGGGGAGTGGCCTACATTTGCAACTACACAGAGGATTATAGATAAACTAAAAATCCTTTTAAAAAACATCCGGGAGATTACCGAACCATCCATATATGTGGGAAGTGGATTTGCATGGCTCCTGGTAAAGGGAAAAATTTCCTTTTCAGAATATCTTAAGTTAAACGATTTCATTCAGGAGATTAGCCAAACTGGGGTAGAGGAATTTTATATTAGAGCCTATACCTATTTTGTTACTAATGTTACTTCTCCTTATTACATAGAAAAGGAAGGCATATCGTCTTTATCTTTGGTGGTTAGGAAAAAATTTGAAATTACAGACTACCTTAACAAAGAAGAAAACGGAGAGTTTGAGGCTAAGGGCTCTTTATGTTTTGATATAGATCGCTGGTGCCGGGATAAAAATTACAAAGGTGAACTTAGTAATGAGATTGCAATAAATGGAGTTTTAAAGTCTATTGTAGGATTTTTGAATGCAAATGGAGGAATGATTCTTGTAGGTGTCCTTGAGAAGGAAAGATATGGAGATGTTTTGAAAAAGTCCAACAATCCCTTATCAAAACTTCCACAGGTCAAGAATCGCATTGTATCCGGGATTAACCGGGAATATGGCTCTAAAGATTGGGATGCATTTTCTCGTAAATTAACTGACCTTATCAGAGAACATATTGGAAGAGAGTCCTCGGCTATTGTCACAGTGCGAAGATATACATATGAAGATATTGACCTTTGTCTTATACAGGTGCCGAAGGGAAAGATATGGTATTATCTCGACGGAACTCAATTTTATGTAAGACGAACCAATTCTACTATACTACTGGAAGGGTACGAAATGGATCGCTACAAAATGTCACACTATAGAGGTTTGTAA